The following proteins come from a genomic window of Pelmatolapia mariae isolate MD_Pm_ZW linkage group LG17, Pm_UMD_F_2, whole genome shotgun sequence:
- the LOC134646686 gene encoding complement factor H-related protein 4-like → MIHAYWLKKLTALREHLAAQMNQLLLGPPAAYGCRRPPSISDGDIKTSAKYHYQHKERVEYICQQYYTMEGEPFKTCINGEWTGEIRCHQNCRVPEVPASLRITTDVTGNQIRKGQHLTFACEDSSHVIKGNATIECLENGQWSNPLPTCEAAQGCGKPPPLSDGDTKRSTKYRYQHNEQVEYICQRYYIMEGGPFKTCKDGEWTGEIRCLRPCTVNREDMNRHNIQFRYSRDDKLYSEHGDTILFVCTRGSPVGTVEMRQTCENGLIYLPTCQ, encoded by the exons ATGATTcatgcctactggctgaagaagctgacagCACTCCGTGagcatctggcagcacaaatgaaccagctgcttcTGGGACCTCCAg CTGCCTATGGCTGTAGGAGGCCACCATCTATTTCAGATGGCGACATCAAAACAAGTGCTAAATACCATTACCAACATAAAGAAAGGGTTGAGTATATCTGTCAGCAATACTACACCATGGAGGGTGAACCGTTCAAAACCTGTATCAATGGTGAATGGACTGGAGAGATTAGATGCCACC AGAACTGTAGAGTCCCTGAAGTACCAGCCAGTCTAAGAATCACCACAGATGTAACAGGCAATCAAATAAGAAAAGGACAACATCTAACATTTGCTTGTGAAGACAGTAGCCACGTCATCAAAGGGAATGCAACGATTGAATGTTTGGAAAATGGACAATGGAGCAATCCTCTTCCCACATGTGAAG CTGCCCAGGGTTGTGGGAAGCCACCGCCTCTTTCAGATGGAGACACCAAAAGAAGTACCAAATACCGGTACCAACATAATGAACAGGTTGAATATATCTGTCAGCGTTACTACATCATGGAGGGTGGACCGTTCAAAACTTGTAAAGACGGTGAATGGACTGGAGAGATTAGATGCCTCC GGCCCTGCACTGTGAATAGAGAAGACATGAACAGACATAATATTCAGTTCAGATATTCAAGAGATGATAAACTGTATTCAGAACACGGTGATACAATCTTGTTTGTGTGTACCAGAGGAAGCCCTGTTGGGACAGTGGAAATGCGTCAGACATGTGAAAATGGTTTGATATATTTGCCAACTTGCCAGTAA